The proteins below are encoded in one region of Alistipes indistinctus YIT 12060:
- a CDS encoding DUF5106 domain-containing protein: MRQTYRIFCLLACVPIVLASCRGSNRNGTAASDQHIPDRFPMIEVPAMLSTPEERAQYVAAHYWDKFDFTDTAAYLDKPAVTEQGMADFLNILRQYVAPSDAAASLDRLLAGASADTAMFRYLTGLLEKYLYDPNSPMRSEELYIPVLRYLVASPQLDSLAKLRPRARLEMALKNRPGDTAADFAYVDLKGCSGRMHGLRSEYTVLFFNNPGCPACRDIAGQMVASPEITQRVRDGRLTVLAVYPDEDLKAWQEHGADFPESWGYVRGRDGALSEANLYDLKAIPTLYLLDRNKKVLLKDATFEQLNGYLSAQQP, translated from the coding sequence ATGAGACAGACTTATCGCATTTTTTGCCTGTTGGCCTGTGTGCCTATCGTGCTGGCCTCCTGCCGCGGCAGTAACCGGAACGGAACTGCCGCTTCGGACCAACATATTCCGGACCGTTTCCCGATGATCGAAGTGCCCGCGATGCTCTCCACGCCCGAAGAAAGGGCGCAATATGTGGCGGCGCATTATTGGGATAAGTTCGATTTTACGGACACGGCGGCCTATCTCGATAAGCCGGCTGTGACCGAACAGGGTATGGCCGATTTCCTGAATATCCTGCGCCAGTATGTTGCACCGTCCGATGCGGCCGCCTCGCTGGACAGACTCCTCGCGGGAGCTTCGGCCGATACGGCGATGTTTCGTTACCTGACGGGTTTGCTGGAGAAGTACCTGTACGATCCCAATTCACCGATGCGCAGCGAGGAGCTCTACATTCCGGTTCTGCGTTACCTGGTGGCGTCTCCGCAGCTCGATTCGCTTGCGAAGCTGCGTCCGCGGGCCCGGTTGGAGATGGCGTTGAAGAACCGCCCCGGCGACACGGCGGCCGATTTTGCCTACGTCGACCTGAAAGGATGCAGCGGTCGGATGCACGGTCTGCGCTCGGAGTATACGGTTCTCTTCTTCAACAATCCGGGTTGTCCCGCCTGCCGGGATATCGCCGGGCAGATGGTCGCCTCACCGGAGATAACGCAGCGGGTTCGCGACGGACGGCTCACGGTATTGGCCGTGTATCCGGACGAGGACTTGAAGGCGTGGCAGGAACACGGCGCGGACTTCCCGGAGAGCTGGGGCTATGTGCGCGGCAGGGACGGGGCGCTGTCGGAGGCGAACTTGTACGACCTGAAGGCTATCCCGACGCTTTACCTGCTGGACCGTAACAAAAAAGTGCTGCTCAAGGATGCGACTTTCGAGCAGTTGAATGGTTATCTCTCCGCGCAACAGCCGTGA
- a CDS encoding MFS transporter, which produces MAKDRLVTPSYCCILAANFLLYFGFYLLMPVLPFYLTEVFHTGNTMVGIALSCYTVAALTIRPFSGYLLDTLARKPLYLISFFIFTTIFAGYLFAGSLTLFIILRIVHGFAFGTVTVSGNTVVIDIMPSSRRGEGIGYYGLTNNTAMAIGPMVGLFLHDFYSFPVIFLSALTSCSLGWIMASLVRTPPKEPVKRAPVSLDRFILIKGIPAGIDLLLLSIPYGMTTTYVAMYAKEMGIQKGTGIFFTLMAAGMAISRIFSGRQVDKGRITQVIALGMYLACGCFFVLSACETLMSWNPVLTPYIFFGIALFLGIGFGTMFPAFNTLFVNLAPHNQRGTATSTYLTSWDVGIGAGLLLGGYLGEITTLDRAYLFGACLTVVSAIYFRIKVGPHFEKNKLR; this is translated from the coding sequence ATGGCCAAGGACCGCCTCGTCACACCGAGCTACTGTTGTATCCTGGCAGCCAACTTCCTGCTCTACTTCGGCTTTTACCTGCTGATGCCGGTACTGCCGTTTTACCTCACCGAAGTGTTCCACACGGGCAACACGATGGTCGGCATCGCGCTCTCCTGCTATACGGTAGCCGCCCTGACGATCCGTCCCTTTTCGGGTTATCTGCTCGACACGCTCGCGCGCAAGCCGCTCTACCTGATCTCGTTTTTCATTTTTACGACGATTTTTGCAGGCTACCTGTTCGCCGGGTCGCTGACGCTTTTCATCATCCTGCGGATCGTCCACGGCTTTGCGTTCGGTACGGTCACCGTATCGGGCAATACCGTGGTAATCGACATCATGCCCTCATCGCGGCGCGGCGAAGGAATCGGATACTACGGCCTGACGAACAACACGGCGATGGCGATCGGCCCGATGGTCGGGTTGTTCCTGCACGATTTCTATTCATTCCCGGTCATCTTCCTTTCGGCGCTCACGTCATGTTCGCTGGGCTGGATCATGGCTTCGCTCGTCCGGACGCCGCCGAAGGAGCCGGTCAAGCGGGCACCTGTCTCGCTCGACCGCTTCATCCTGATCAAAGGCATCCCGGCCGGGATCGACCTGCTGCTGCTGTCTATTCCCTACGGCATGACCACGACTTACGTGGCGATGTACGCGAAAGAAATGGGTATCCAGAAAGGCACGGGCATCTTTTTTACGCTGATGGCCGCCGGCATGGCCATTTCGCGCATCTTTTCCGGAAGACAGGTGGACAAAGGACGCATCACCCAGGTAATCGCACTGGGCATGTACCTCGCCTGCGGCTGCTTTTTCGTGCTCTCGGCCTGCGAAACACTGATGAGTTGGAATCCGGTATTGACCCCTTATATCTTTTTCGGGATCGCCCTCTTCCTGGGGATCGGTTTCGGGACGATGTTCCCGGCCTTCAACACGCTCTTCGTCAACCTGGCACCGCACAACCAACGGGGTACGGCCACCTCGACCTACCTCACTTCGTGGGACGTCGGCATCGGGGCAGGGCTGCTGCTGGGCGGTTACCTCGGCGAAATCACCACACTGGACCGGGCCTACCTTTTCGGAGCCTGCCTGACAGTCGTTTCGGCAATCTATTTCCGGATCAAAGTGGGACCGCATTTCGAAAAGAACAAACTGAGGTAA
- a CDS encoding helix-turn-helix domain-containing protein, giving the protein METICLMRDIYRAIQTFEADFQKVHRVCMNEAMLLCSLSGGKRSAAEIAAINAMSPSHTSKVIRSVEEKGFVKRVLGEQDKRKMYFELTAAGKKCLAGMKCGSVAVPEILLPVFRARCDDRE; this is encoded by the coding sequence ATGGAAACTATATGCCTGATGCGCGACATTTACCGGGCGATCCAGACCTTCGAAGCCGACTTCCAGAAAGTGCATCGTGTTTGCATGAATGAGGCGATGCTGCTCTGTTCGCTTTCGGGGGGCAAACGTTCTGCGGCCGAAATTGCGGCAATCAATGCGATGAGCCCGTCGCACACGTCGAAGGTAATCCGTTCGGTCGAGGAGAAGGGGTTCGTCAAGCGCGTACTCGGAGAGCAGGACAAGCGCAAAATGTATTTCGAACTGACGGCGGCCGGAAAGAAATGCCTTGCGGGGATGAAGTGCGGCAGCGTGGCGGTGCCCGAGATCCTGCTACCGGTGTTCCGGGCCCGGTGCGACGACCGGGAATAA
- a CDS encoding DUF6132 family protein, translating into MECNSCKIKGFVQRNLLTLIGVAAGMVGGYLYWRFVGCSSGSCPITSSPVITALWGAVFGGLLLSMFKVRRNELPECKAAPGEKTPGKDENNG; encoded by the coding sequence ATGGAATGCAATTCATGTAAAATCAAAGGATTCGTGCAGCGGAACTTGCTGACGCTGATCGGCGTAGCGGCGGGTATGGTCGGGGGGTACCTTTACTGGCGGTTCGTAGGCTGCAGCAGCGGAAGCTGTCCGATTACCTCTTCGCCGGTGATTACGGCGCTTTGGGGCGCGGTGTTCGGTGGCTTGCTGCTGAGTATGTTCAAGGTACGGCGGAACGAGTTGCCGGAGTGCAAGGCGGCTCCCGGAGAAAAGACACCTGGAAAAGATGAAAACAACGGTTAA
- a CDS encoding heavy-metal-associated domain-containing protein — protein MKTTVKLQNVMSCGCRNSIHKGLGELNGVFGVRVEPQYDRIVIDHTDEVSRAELLSRLEKLGYELLEEENLQNRTK, from the coding sequence ATGAAAACAACGGTTAAATTACAAAACGTGATGAGCTGCGGTTGCCGCAATTCGATTCACAAAGGTTTGGGTGAACTGAACGGGGTATTCGGCGTACGGGTCGAGCCGCAGTACGACCGGATCGTGATCGACCATACCGACGAGGTGAGCCGTGCGGAGTTGCTTTCCCGACTGGAAAAACTGGGCTATGAGCTCCTCGAAGAAGAAAACTTACAAAATCGAACCAAATGA
- the trxA gene encoding thioredoxin, giving the protein MRTIFAGVLSALLLTACGASGAKSGENNNQKIEKAMKTIHLTKAEFLDKVVNYEANPNEWKYLGDKPAIVDFYASWCGPCKMVAPILDELAQEYDGKIYVYKIDTEKEQELAAAFGIRSIPTLLFVPMDGKPQMVQGAIGKDDFEKVINDVLLKK; this is encoded by the coding sequence ATGAGAACAATTTTTGCGGGTGTACTGTCGGCCCTTCTTCTGACGGCTTGCGGCGCTTCTGGAGCGAAGAGCGGAGAAAATAACAATCAAAAAATAGAAAAAGCTATGAAAACGATTCATTTGACAAAAGCGGAATTTCTGGACAAAGTGGTCAATTACGAAGCCAATCCGAACGAGTGGAAATACCTCGGGGACAAACCGGCGATCGTCGACTTTTACGCCTCGTGGTGCGGGCCCTGCAAAATGGTGGCTCCGATCCTCGACGAGCTGGCCCAGGAGTATGACGGTAAGATTTATGTCTACAAGATAGATACCGAGAAGGAGCAGGAGCTTGCGGCGGCCTTCGGCATCCGTTCGATTCCCACGCTGCTGTTCGTGCCGATGGACGGCAAGCCGCAGATGGTGCAGGGGGCTATCGGCAAGGACGATTTCGAAAAGGTGATTAACGACGTGCTGCTGAAAAAATAG
- a CDS encoding efflux RND transporter periplasmic adaptor subunit: MKRIVILLLAGAVCACARSSKSGETTTPQVRVDNDIIAVAPGSPVLERLTTGKVTATPYRATFTTSGMVQAIPARYAEIATPFAGRIVKSFVRLGQKVVQGSPIFEISSPSFFDTGKAYYQAKQEMELALKSLNREKDLLKNHVGVEKEVEEAEVNYELKKKDYENAVAALKVYQIDPGTMVLGQPLVVRSPIAGEVVKDNIVLGQYIKEDAGPLALVADLSKVWVVAHVKEKDIRLIQRLSEVEVRLTAMPDVPVKGTVYHISELLDPETRSVEVLIECDNRDHRMKPYMYGTVQLTDAATEAMLVPTSAILQQEESCYVLVCEGANRFRKAEVTTASTDGDRTVVLSGVRPGEEIVTGGAFYLLDAR; this comes from the coding sequence ATGAAACGAATTGTAATCCTCCTGTTGGCGGGTGCGGTGTGCGCATGTGCACGCTCCTCCAAATCGGGAGAGACGACCACACCGCAGGTGCGCGTCGACAACGATATTATCGCCGTGGCGCCCGGCTCCCCCGTTCTGGAGCGCCTCACCACCGGTAAAGTGACTGCCACGCCCTACCGCGCGACGTTCACCACTTCGGGCATGGTGCAGGCGATCCCGGCCCGCTATGCCGAAATCGCGACGCCGTTCGCCGGACGTATCGTCAAGTCTTTCGTTCGCCTCGGACAGAAAGTCGTGCAGGGCAGTCCCATTTTCGAAATCAGCTCGCCGTCGTTCTTCGACACGGGCAAGGCCTATTACCAGGCCAAGCAGGAGATGGAGCTCGCGCTCAAAAGCCTGAACCGTGAAAAAGACCTGCTGAAGAACCACGTCGGCGTGGAGAAGGAGGTCGAGGAGGCCGAGGTCAACTACGAGCTGAAAAAGAAAGATTATGAAAATGCCGTTGCGGCGCTGAAAGTGTACCAGATCGACCCCGGGACGATGGTGCTCGGCCAGCCGTTGGTGGTGCGTTCGCCGATTGCGGGCGAGGTCGTGAAGGACAATATCGTGCTGGGCCAGTATATCAAAGAGGACGCCGGTCCGCTGGCCCTGGTCGCCGACCTGAGCAAGGTGTGGGTCGTCGCGCATGTCAAGGAGAAGGATATCCGGCTGATCCAGCGACTTTCGGAGGTCGAGGTACGCCTGACGGCGATGCCCGACGTTCCGGTCAAAGGAACGGTTTACCACATCAGCGAACTGCTCGATCCCGAGACGCGCTCGGTCGAGGTGCTGATCGAGTGCGACAACCGTGACCATAGGATGAAACCTTATATGTACGGCACGGTGCAGCTGACCGATGCGGCTACCGAAGCGATGTTGGTTCCGACTTCCGCGATTCTGCAACAGGAAGAGAGTTGTTATGTGTTGGTCTGCGAAGGTGCAAACCGTTTCCGCAAGGCCGAAGTGACCACAGCGTCGACCGACGGGGACCGGACGGTCGTGCTTTCGGGCGTTCGTCCCGGCGAAGAGATCGTCACCGGGGGGGCCTTTTACCTGCTTGACGCCCGCTGA
- a CDS encoding efflux RND transporter permease subunit, which translates to MKKLIHAAIHRRALMFVLFGMLGVLGYLSWRGLAIDAYPDIADVTVQVVTQVPGLAAEEIEQQISIPIERAMNGLPGLNVMRSKNTFGLSTVVLVFHDGVDDYWARQRVQERLADVELPYHAVPGLNPLTSPTGEIFRYVLESKTHDLRELTDLHKWVVIPRLKQVTGVADVSNYGGITTQYQIEIDPRKMEQYGISLADISEKVEKNNINAGGSIVSRGDLGYVIRGIGLIKGLEDLGNIVVKTVDGVPVYLNDIGKLKYGNLERKGVLGFTDEQRDYSDGVEGIVQMLRGQNPSEVLKDVHKAVDELNGDVLPEGVSIHPFMDRTDLVGTTLHTVSRTLLEGMLLVLLVLILFLGSWRGALLVALTIPLSLLVAFILMKVTDIPANLLSLGAIDFGILVDGAIVMMETILKKRESRPEAELTKEGVIRRATQVAWPIFFSTVIIITAYLPLFAFEHIEKKLFTPLAYTVGYALLGALAVALLLIPGLAFLAYRKPRKTYRNRWLEKLTNGYNNQIKRLMERPKVIFAPLAAILVGAGVLSMTVGKDFLPPLDEGSIWIQVQLPPGISIERSKEMGAELRRTLGKFDEVSYVMTQVGRDDEGAEAFSLSHVEVGVGLKPYNTWESGRTKAELIDAMSAELAKMPGYSVGFSQPIIDMVMDQIAGAHSDLAVKIYGEDLRETRLIAEKVEHVLKRVPGAVDVAVDQEPPLPQLQIIADRDRIAQYGLNVSDVAELIEVAIGGTSISQIFVGSKVYDVTCRLNEEYRNTPEKIGSLMLTTGAGTKIPLSQVAEVKMTTGASTITREMNRRHLTVRVNLRGVDLSTFLRSADRLIDKEVKYDHEDVHLQWAGQFENQNRAYARLGFVVPLALCIMLLLLIAAMGKFRQAAVLMCVVPLALFGGMLALNVRGMTLNVSSAVGFIALFGVAIQNGVIMISHINMLRRQEGEDLKQAVIDGTRHRFRPILMTATVAVLGLLPASLSAGIGSDVQRPLATVIVYGLLFATVITLYALPVLYYLVERRHLARKKPEPEEV; encoded by the coding sequence ATGAAAAAACTGATTCATGCGGCGATACATCGGCGGGCGCTGATGTTCGTACTGTTCGGCATGCTGGGCGTGCTGGGTTATCTTTCGTGGCGGGGACTGGCCATCGACGCCTATCCCGACATTGCCGACGTGACCGTGCAGGTCGTTACGCAGGTTCCGGGTCTGGCTGCCGAGGAGATCGAGCAGCAGATCAGCATCCCGATCGAACGCGCGATGAACGGCCTGCCGGGATTGAACGTGATGCGGAGCAAGAACACGTTCGGCCTTTCGACGGTCGTGCTGGTGTTTCACGACGGCGTGGACGATTACTGGGCCCGGCAACGGGTGCAGGAGCGCCTTGCCGATGTCGAACTGCCGTACCATGCCGTTCCGGGACTCAATCCGCTCACGTCGCCGACCGGTGAAATTTTCAGGTATGTCCTCGAGAGTAAGACGCACGACCTGCGCGAGCTGACCGACCTGCACAAATGGGTGGTGATCCCGCGCCTGAAACAGGTAACCGGCGTCGCGGACGTGAGCAATTACGGCGGCATCACCACACAATACCAGATCGAAATCGATCCGCGCAAGATGGAGCAATACGGCATCTCGTTGGCGGACATCTCCGAGAAGGTCGAAAAGAACAATATCAACGCCGGCGGCAGTATCGTCTCGCGCGGCGATCTGGGTTACGTGATCCGGGGCATCGGGCTGATCAAGGGGCTCGAGGACCTCGGCAATATCGTCGTAAAGACGGTCGACGGTGTGCCGGTCTACCTCAATGACATCGGTAAGCTCAAATACGGCAATCTGGAGCGCAAAGGCGTGCTCGGATTCACCGACGAGCAGCGCGACTATTCGGACGGTGTCGAGGGCATCGTGCAGATGCTGCGCGGACAGAACCCGTCGGAAGTGCTGAAGGATGTGCACAAGGCGGTCGACGAGCTGAACGGCGACGTGCTGCCCGAAGGTGTCTCGATCCACCCGTTCATGGACCGTACCGATCTGGTAGGCACCACGCTGCACACCGTTTCCCGCACGCTGCTCGAAGGGATGCTGCTCGTGCTGCTGGTGCTGATCCTGTTCCTCGGAAGCTGGCGCGGTGCATTGCTGGTGGCCCTTACGATCCCGCTGTCGCTGCTGGTAGCTTTTATCCTGATGAAGGTGACCGATATTCCGGCCAACCTGCTTTCGTTGGGGGCGATCGATTTCGGTATTTTGGTCGACGGTGCGATCGTGATGATGGAGACGATCCTCAAGAAACGCGAAAGCCGTCCCGAAGCCGAACTGACCAAAGAGGGGGTAATCCGCCGGGCGACGCAGGTGGCATGGCCGATCTTCTTTTCGACGGTCATTATCATTACCGCTTACCTGCCGCTTTTTGCATTCGAGCACATCGAGAAGAAGCTCTTCACGCCGCTGGCCTATACGGTCGGTTATGCGTTGCTGGGGGCGCTCGCGGTGGCGTTGCTGCTGATTCCGGGGCTTGCGTTCCTGGCCTACCGCAAACCGCGCAAAACCTACCGGAACCGTTGGCTCGAAAAGCTGACCAATGGATATAACAACCAGATCAAGCGGCTGATGGAACGCCCGAAGGTGATCTTTGCCCCGCTGGCCGCGATTCTCGTGGGCGCGGGCGTGCTGTCGATGACGGTGGGAAAAGATTTCCTGCCGCCGCTCGACGAGGGATCGATTTGGATTCAGGTGCAGTTGCCGCCCGGCATTTCGATCGAACGGTCGAAGGAGATGGGCGCCGAGTTGCGCCGGACGCTGGGGAAGTTCGACGAGGTGTCGTACGTGATGACGCAGGTGGGCCGCGACGACGAGGGGGCCGAGGCTTTCTCGCTCTCGCACGTGGAGGTCGGCGTCGGGCTGAAACCCTACAATACTTGGGAGAGCGGCCGTACGAAGGCCGAGCTGATCGATGCGATGTCGGCCGAGTTGGCGAAGATGCCGGGTTATTCGGTCGGTTTTTCGCAGCCGATCATCGATATGGTGATGGACCAGATCGCCGGGGCGCACAGCGACTTGGCTGTGAAAATTTACGGCGAAGATCTGCGGGAGACGCGCCTTATCGCCGAAAAGGTCGAGCATGTGCTCAAGCGGGTGCCCGGTGCGGTGGACGTGGCGGTCGACCAGGAACCGCCGCTGCCGCAGTTGCAGATCATCGCCGACCGCGACCGCATCGCACAGTACGGACTCAATGTCTCGGACGTGGCCGAACTAATCGAGGTGGCGATCGGGGGTACCTCTATTTCGCAAATCTTTGTCGGTAGCAAGGTTTACGACGTAACCTGCCGTCTGAACGAGGAGTACCGCAATACGCCTGAAAAGATCGGATCGCTGATGCTGACGACCGGCGCGGGGACCAAGATCCCGCTTTCGCAGGTGGCCGAAGTAAAGATGACCACCGGTGCGAGCACGATCACCCGCGAAATGAACCGCCGCCACCTGACCGTACGCGTCAACCTGCGCGGGGTCGACCTGAGTACCTTCCTGCGCAGTGCCGACCGGCTGATCGACAAAGAGGTGAAGTACGACCACGAGGATGTCCACCTGCAGTGGGCCGGACAGTTCGAGAACCAGAACCGCGCTTATGCCCGGCTCGGTTTCGTCGTGCCGCTGGCCCTCTGTATCATGCTGCTGCTGCTGATCGCCGCTATGGGTAAATTCCGGCAGGCCGCCGTGCTGATGTGCGTCGTGCCGCTGGCGCTGTTCGGCGGTATGCTGGCGCTCAACGTGCGCGGCATGACATTGAACGTTTCGTCGGCCGTCGGTTTTATCGCGCTGTTCGGCGTCGCGATCCAGAACGGCGTGATTATGATTTCACACATCAACATGCTGCGCAGGCAGGAGGGCGAAGATCTGAAGCAGGCCGTGATCGACGGCACGCGTCACCGGTTCCGGCCGATCCTGATGACGGCGACGGTGGCGGTGCTCGGACTGCTGCCCGCCTCGCTTTCGGCCGGTATCGGTTCCGACGTGCAGCGCCCGCTGGCGACGGTGATCGTCTATGGGTTGCTGTTCGCTACGGTCATCACATTGTATGCGCTTCCGGTGCTCTACTACCTGGTAGAGCGTCGTCATCTGGCGCGTAAAAAACCTGAACCCGAAGAGGTATGA
- a CDS encoding TolC family protein, with translation MKKHLVLIGIGAAVSLALHRQAVADAVTAPAASFVTDAVPDTLSRGNADTVRTAFPAATASVAASAPVSFPVSFPVSAGVSRPEGSAGLSGAALPLAGMIPAYGAVERPVGYAGYMEQVARRNLSYAAEKLNMNIAEAGVRAARLFNDPQLSVEYGNNQDWNMQMGQGISGELSKTFSPGKRSANIHLAGSEKELTQALLDDYFRNLRCEATLAYLDALKQAELFRVKQNAYDNMRRLAEGDSVKFALGKITEVDATQSRVEAGVMRNDLLQAEAELHNAFLSLGMMLGSATDTLYLPQGSLRLAERAFPAGMLVASALENRADLVAAMRNVDVAQRAVTVARRERNMDFDLALGVNHNGTVRNEIAPAPRFTGFTVGLSVPLKFSNFNKGTVEAARYREQQAQTAYEQARLQVQTEVMQNYRRYTSLIGQVRHYDNGLLENAASVVKGKIYSYDRGETSLLEVLNAQRTYDEVRTLYIETLYNYAASLVELETSAGIWDIAVE, from the coding sequence ATGAAAAAGCATTTGGTATTGATTGGTATAGGTGCTGCGGTATCGTTGGCCCTGCACCGGCAGGCCGTCGCAGATGCGGTTACTGCCCCCGCTGCAAGTTTTGTTACGGATGCCGTCCCGGATACCCTCTCAAGGGGTAATGCGGACACTGTCCGGACGGCCTTCCCGGCGGCCACAGCTTCCGTTGCGGCATCCGCTCCGGTTTCCTTCCCTGTTTCTTTTCCCGTTTCAGCCGGAGTTTCCCGGCCGGAAGGTTCTGCTGGCCTCTCCGGGGCAGCCCTGCCGCTGGCGGGAATGATTCCGGCCTATGGGGCGGTCGAGCGTCCGGTCGGATACGCCGGATACATGGAACAGGTGGCCCGGCGAAACCTCTCCTATGCGGCAGAAAAACTCAACATGAACATTGCCGAAGCCGGGGTGCGTGCGGCCAGGCTGTTCAACGATCCGCAGCTTTCGGTCGAATACGGCAACAACCAGGACTGGAACATGCAGATGGGGCAGGGCATTTCGGGCGAACTGAGCAAAACGTTCTCACCGGGTAAGCGCAGCGCCAACATCCATTTGGCCGGCAGCGAAAAAGAGCTGACGCAGGCGCTTCTGGACGACTATTTCCGCAACCTGCGCTGCGAGGCGACCCTGGCTTACCTCGATGCGCTGAAACAAGCCGAACTGTTCCGTGTCAAGCAGAACGCTTACGACAACATGCGGCGGTTGGCCGAGGGAGACAGCGTCAAATTCGCATTGGGCAAGATCACCGAGGTCGATGCGACGCAAAGCCGCGTCGAGGCCGGCGTGATGCGCAACGATTTGCTGCAGGCCGAGGCGGAATTGCACAATGCCTTCCTGTCGCTGGGGATGATGCTCGGTAGCGCGACCGATACGCTTTACCTGCCGCAGGGATCGCTTCGCTTGGCCGAACGCGCTTTCCCTGCCGGTATGCTGGTCGCTTCGGCGCTCGAAAACCGGGCAGACCTGGTCGCTGCGATGCGTAACGTCGATGTCGCACAGCGGGCCGTAACCGTGGCGCGGCGCGAACGTAACATGGATTTCGACCTGGCCCTCGGCGTGAACCACAATGGCACCGTTCGCAACGAAATTGCTCCGGCCCCGCGTTTTACCGGTTTTACGGTCGGTCTTTCGGTACCGCTCAAGTTCTCGAATTTCAACAAGGGAACGGTCGAGGCGGCGCGTTACCGCGAACAACAGGCGCAGACGGCCTATGAGCAGGCACGGTTGCAGGTGCAGACCGAGGTGATGCAGAATTACCGCCGTTACACGTCGCTGATCGGACAGGTGCGCCATTACGACAACGGACTGCTGGAAAATGCCGCATCGGTGGTCAAAGGCAAAATTTACAGTTATGACCGCGGCGAAACCTCGCTGCTGGAAGTGCTCAATGCCCAGCGGACTTACGATGAGGTGCGCACACTCTATATCGAGACGCTGTACAACTATGCCGCGTCGCTGGTCGAACTGGAGACGAGCGCCGGAATCTGGGATATCGCTGTCGAGTAG
- a CDS encoding uroporphyrinogen decarboxylase family protein, whose product MTSPRERVLTALKRNGTPDRTPFEISWGAFTPLLMKTYREKTGSELPPEEYFDFDTRSVFPGPTRLKTDFTRFFPDGVEPEASFDEWGIGSVPTLYEIPDFKYHPLGTATTVAEIDAYPWPDFDAPYRYEGVRTQVATFHKRGYAVCGEMYQTLFETAWLMRDMQAFLMDMMLNEELTHAICERIAQIRVGQARQYALAGVDILRLGDDIVSQQGLMFSKELYNTYFKPRIKRIVAAAKEVNPDIIIFMHSCGKIEGMIDELIDAGVEVLNPVQPECNDQQAIKRTYGDRLSFWGGVGVQSVLPHGTPDEVRAATRKTIATLGPENGFLVAPAHILDPAIPWENIEAFIETVKEQR is encoded by the coding sequence ATGACTTCACCCAGAGAGAGGGTCCTCACGGCCCTGAAGCGCAACGGCACACCCGACCGGACGCCGTTTGAAATCAGCTGGGGCGCATTCACGCCGCTGCTCATGAAAACCTACCGCGAAAAGACCGGCTCGGAGCTGCCGCCCGAAGAGTATTTCGATTTCGACACGCGTTCGGTCTTTCCGGGCCCCACCCGGCTCAAAACCGATTTTACGCGTTTCTTTCCCGACGGGGTCGAACCCGAAGCGTCGTTCGACGAATGGGGCATCGGATCGGTGCCGACCCTGTACGAAATTCCCGATTTCAAATACCATCCGCTCGGAACTGCCACAACAGTCGCTGAAATCGACGCCTATCCGTGGCCCGATTTCGATGCCCCCTACCGCTACGAAGGGGTCAGGACGCAGGTCGCAACTTTCCACAAGCGCGGCTATGCCGTCTGCGGCGAGATGTACCAAACCCTGTTCGAAACGGCATGGCTGATGCGCGACATGCAGGCCTTCCTGATGGACATGATGCTCAACGAGGAGCTAACCCACGCCATCTGCGAGCGGATCGCGCAAATCCGCGTGGGGCAGGCGCGGCAATACGCACTCGCGGGCGTGGATATCCTGCGCCTGGGCGACGACATCGTAAGCCAGCAGGGACTCATGTTCTCGAAAGAGCTCTACAATACCTACTTCAAGCCCCGGATCAAACGGATCGTCGCAGCGGCCAAAGAGGTGAATCCCGACATCATCATTTTCATGCACAGCTGCGGGAAGATCGAAGGAATGATCGACGAACTGATCGACGCAGGCGTCGAAGTGCTGAATCCCGTACAACCCGAATGCAACGACCAACAGGCGATCAAGCGCACCTACGGCGACCGGCTGTCGTTCTGGGGCGGCGTAGGAGTACAGTCGGTACTGCCGCACGGCACGCCCGACGAAGTACGCGCCGCCACACGCAAGACGATCGCGACCCTCGGTCCCGAGAACGGATTCCTGGTGGCGCCGGCACATATCCTCGACCCGGCGATCCCGTGGGAGAATATCGAAGCGTTTATCGAAACGGTCAAAGAACAGCGATAA